Genomic segment of Nitrospirota bacterium:
AGCTTGTCGTCATCAACTCTCATCAACTCATCGAAATCTGCTATTGCTGAAAAATGAGCTGATGAACGTATCCCTTCTCTGGAACTCGGCCTTGACTTTAATATAATATGACCCATACCGTATTCTCTTGCAGAGATCAACACGTCTTCATTATCATCAACCAGCATGGTTCTATTCTTGTCAAATCCTATAAGCTTTTCTAATTTAGGCCAGAAGGCTGCATCTTCCTTGGGAAGTCCAATATCAAAGGCACAAACTACGGAATCAAAGTATTTGCCTATCTCTGTTTTTCTGAGTTTTAATTCCAGTGTCTTATAATGGGCGTTAGTTACCAGATGGATCTGTTTTCCGTTAATACGCAGGAATTTCAGAAAGTCTACTACATGAGGGTGGACTGCTATTAGGTGATTTACCTGCTCTTTAAGGGCTGGTATATCGAGAACAAATTCTCGTGACCAGAAATCCAGGTCTGTCCACGCAAGTGTCTTTTCTTCTTTTCTGTATCGTGAAAGAAGCTGTTTCTTTGCCTCATTAACATCTAACTTGTATTTCTCTGAATATTGTTCGGGAAGAAAGTGCTCCCAGAAATAGTCGTCAAAATATTTGTCGAGGAGTGTCCCATCCATGTCGAGAAGGACTGTGTCAATGTTTTGCCATAAAAAGTGTCCCAATGGGTTAATCATAGACTTTTTTCTATTATCCCTCCTCCTGCCAACACGTCATTATCATAAAAAACTACAGACTGTCCCGGTGTAATAGCTCTCTGGGGTTCTTCAAAGATGACCTTGATACGTCCTTCTCCGACTGGAATTACCATAGCCTTAACTGCATTTGACCTGTATCTTATCTTTGTAAAAAAAATATCACCCTCTTTAAGTGGATCCCCGCTAATTACATGAATATCTGTGGCAATAAGCCCTTTTGCAAAAAGTTCCTGTTCACTTCCAAGAACCACCTGATTTTTCTGTGCATCTATGTTAAGTACATAGAGCCGTTCACCTGCCGCTATCTTGAGGCCTCTCCTCTGACCTATGGTGTAAAACGAAATTCCATCATGTTCACCTAAAACTGCACCTGTTGCAGATACAAAATGTCCGGCATAAATGGCAGTCGGTACATGTTCTTTGATAAATGCCCGGTACCCCTCATGCGTAACAAAGCATACCTCCTGACTTTCCCTCATTTCAGATACAGGCAGGTCTGAGGATTCCGCAATTTTAACGACTTCAGACTTTGTATAATCAGCCAAAGGAAATAATGTAACGGAAAGCTGTTCCTGTGTAAGCCTGTACAGGAAGTAACTTTGGTCTTTATACTGATCCAGACCCTTTTTTAAAAAGTACCTATTCCGGTCCTGATCATAACATACCCTTGCATAATGGCCGGTGGCGATGTAGTCTGCACCAATACTGAGCGCCTTTTCCCGGAGGAGGGCGAACTTTATCTTTTCATTACACATAGTGCATGGATTCGGGGTTCTCCCTTTTGAGTATTCATTGCAGAAATCGTCTACAACAAACTCTTTAAACTCTTTATACGCATCCCATATAAAGTAAGGTATCTTCAGTTGTTCTGCTGCGAACCTTGCAAGTCCTGTCTTACAGCAGGAACGGTCATGCCATTCACCTTCAAGGTAATCCTCTTCTCCCCAAATTCTTAGTGTAGCGCCAATTACTTCGTAGCCCTGTTCAACTAAAAG
This window contains:
- the mnmA gene encoding tRNA 2-thiouridine(34) synthase MnmA, which translates into the protein MYKKKVVVGLSGGIDSSVAALLLVEQGYEVIGATLRIWGEEDYLEGEWHDRSCCKTGLARFAAEQLKIPYFIWDAYKEFKEFVVDDFCNEYSKGRTPNPCTMCNEKIKFALLREKALSIGADYIATGHYARVCYDQDRNRYFLKKGLDQYKDQSYFLYRLTQEQLSVTLFPLADYTKSEVVKIAESSDLPVSEMRESQEVCFVTHEGYRAFIKEHVPTAIYAGHFVSATGAVLGEHDGISFYTIGQRRGLKIAAGERLYVLNIDAQKNQVVLGSEQELFAKGLIATDIHVISGDPLKEGDIFFTKIRYRSNAVKAMVIPVGEGRIKVIFEEPQRAITPGQSVVFYDNDVLAGGGIIEKSL
- a CDS encoding HAD-IA family hydrolase, producing the protein MINPLGHFLWQNIDTVLLDMDGTLLDKYFDDYFWEHFLPEQYSEKYKLDVNEAKKQLLSRYRKEEKTLAWTDLDFWSREFVLDIPALKEQVNHLIAVHPHVVDFLKFLRINGKQIHLVTNAHYKTLELKLRKTEIGKYFDSVVCAFDIGLPKEDAAFWPKLEKLIGFDKNRTMLVDDNEDVLISAREYGMGHIILKSRPSSREGIRSSAHFSAIADFDELMRVDDDKLLGSSL